From a region of the Mycobacterium intracellulare ATCC 13950 genome:
- a CDS encoding primosomal protein N', translating to MSPSARTPVEVEPIARVLPMLSVPHLDREFDYLVSAEQSDDAQPGVRVRVRFHGRLVDGFVLERRADTDHPGKLGWLDRVVSAEPVLTPEIRRLVDAVAARYAGTRPDVLRLAVPARHARVEREPAVSRDPPGPAIPDPVDPAGWDGYGRGAQFLAALAESRAARAVWQALPGEPWTDRFAEAAAQTVRAGRSALAIVPDQRDLDALWRAATTRIDEGSVVALSAGLGPAARYRRWLAALRGTARLVIGTRSAVFAPLSDLGLVMVWADADDSLAEPRAPYPHAREVAMLRAHQARCAALIGGYARTAEAHALVRSGWAHDIVAARPVVRARTPRVSALDDTGYADERDPAARTARIPSIALRAARSALQAGTPVLVQVPRRGYVPSLACARCRTIARCRHCTGPLSLQEGGAALLCRWCGRIDPTRRCARCGSDAVRAVVVGARRTAEELGRAFPGTAVITSSGDGVVPEVAPGPALVVATPGAEPRASGGYGAALLLDTWALLGRQDLRAAEDALWRWMSAAALVRARGDGGVVLVIAESSLPTVQSLIRWDPVGHAEAELTARAEVGLPPSVHMAAIDGTPDAVTALLGEVRLAELEADLLGPVDLPAGVRRPAGTPAGVAVTRMLVRVPRRQGLALAAALRRGVGVLSARQTHEPARVQIDPLHIG from the coding sequence GTGAGCCCCAGCGCGCGCACGCCGGTCGAAGTGGAACCCATCGCCCGCGTGCTGCCGATGCTGTCCGTGCCGCACCTGGACCGCGAGTTCGACTATCTGGTGTCGGCCGAGCAGTCCGACGATGCCCAGCCCGGGGTGCGGGTCCGGGTGCGTTTCCATGGCCGGCTGGTCGACGGGTTCGTGCTGGAGCGCCGCGCCGACACCGACCACCCGGGCAAGCTGGGCTGGCTGGACCGCGTCGTGTCGGCCGAACCGGTGCTCACCCCCGAGATCCGCCGGCTGGTCGACGCCGTGGCCGCGCGCTACGCGGGCACCCGTCCCGACGTCTTGCGGCTGGCCGTGCCGGCCCGCCACGCCAGGGTGGAGCGGGAGCCCGCCGTGAGCCGGGACCCGCCGGGCCCGGCGATCCCGGACCCCGTCGACCCCGCGGGCTGGGACGGCTACGGGCGGGGCGCTCAATTCCTGGCCGCGCTGGCCGAGTCGCGGGCCGCCCGGGCCGTCTGGCAGGCGCTGCCGGGCGAGCCGTGGACCGACCGATTCGCCGAGGCCGCCGCCCAAACGGTGCGGGCCGGCCGGTCCGCGCTGGCGATCGTTCCCGACCAGCGCGACCTGGACGCCCTGTGGCGGGCGGCGACGACACGGATCGACGAGGGCAGCGTGGTCGCCCTGTCGGCGGGTCTGGGCCCCGCGGCCCGGTATCGCCGCTGGCTGGCGGCGCTGCGGGGCACCGCGCGGCTGGTGATCGGCACCCGCAGCGCGGTGTTCGCGCCGCTGAGCGACCTGGGCCTGGTCATGGTGTGGGCCGACGCCGACGACAGCCTGGCCGAGCCGCGGGCCCCGTATCCGCACGCCCGCGAGGTGGCGATGCTGCGCGCGCACCAGGCCCGGTGCGCGGCCCTGATCGGCGGCTACGCGCGCACCGCGGAGGCCCACGCGCTGGTGCGCAGCGGATGGGCGCACGACATCGTCGCGGCGCGGCCCGTGGTGCGCGCCCGCACCCCGCGGGTGAGCGCGCTCGACGACACCGGCTACGCCGACGAGCGCGACCCGGCGGCCCGCACGGCGCGCATTCCCTCGATCGCGCTGCGCGCGGCCCGCTCGGCGTTGCAGGCCGGGACTCCGGTACTGGTGCAGGTGCCGCGGCGCGGATACGTCCCGTCGCTGGCGTGTGCGCGCTGCCGCACCATCGCCCGGTGCCGGCACTGCACCGGGCCGCTGTCGCTGCAGGAAGGGGGCGCCGCGCTGCTCTGCCGCTGGTGCGGGCGGATCGACCCGACCCGCCGGTGCGCGCGCTGCGGTTCGGACGCGGTGCGCGCCGTGGTCGTCGGGGCCCGCCGCACCGCCGAAGAGCTCGGCCGCGCGTTTCCGGGCACGGCGGTGATCACCTCGTCGGGCGATGGCGTCGTGCCCGAGGTCGCGCCCGGACCGGCCCTGGTGGTCGCCACCCCGGGGGCCGAACCGCGCGCGTCCGGTGGTTACGGGGCGGCGCTGCTGTTGGACACGTGGGCGCTGCTGGGCCGGCAGGATCTGCGCGCCGCCGAGGACGCGTTGTGGCGCTGGATGAGCGCCGCCGCGCTGGTGCGTGCTCGCGGCGACGGCGGCGTGGTGCTGGTGATCGCCGAATCATCGCTTCCCACAGTGCAATCGCTGATCCGCTGGGATCCGGTGGGGCACGCGGAAGCGGAACTGACCGCCCGCGCCGAGGTGGGCCTGCCGCCGAGCGTGCACATGGCGGCCATCGACGGAACGCCCGACGCGGTGACCGCGCTGCTCGGCGAGGTCCGGCTCGCCGAACTGGAAGCCGACCTGCTCGGGCCGGTGGACCTGCCGGCCGGCGTGCGCCGCCCGGCCGGGACCCCGGCGGGCGTGGCGGTGACGAGAATGCTGGTGCGCGTGCCCCGCCGGCAGGGCCTGGCGCTGGCGGCCGCGCTGCGCCGCGGCGTCGGTGTGCTCAGCGCCCGGCAAACCCATGAGCCCGCCCGGGTCCAGATCGATCCGCTGCACATCGGCTAG
- a CDS encoding lysoplasmalogenase, whose protein sequence is MDVPYAPRLVAGAWVVAGWVALGYGIYLTVLALRSPPGMELTGHWVLQPAFKASMAILLMLAAAGHGCVRERRWLMPALLLSALGDWVLAIPWWTLSFEIGLAAFLLAHMCFIGALLPLVPPLSWSSQAERPAALRIAAVVLMCLVSIALLVWFWPHLGPDKLTLPVTVYIVVLTAMVCTALLAKMPTIWTAVGAVCFAASDSMIAISRFILGNEALAVPIWWSYAAAQILITAGFFFGRELPGQDGGDAAAPAEG, encoded by the coding sequence ATGGACGTACCGTACGCACCTCGTCTGGTGGCCGGCGCCTGGGTGGTGGCCGGCTGGGTGGCCCTCGGCTACGGCATCTACCTGACCGTGCTGGCGCTGCGCTCGCCGCCCGGAATGGAGCTGACCGGGCACTGGGTGCTGCAGCCGGCGTTCAAGGCCTCGATGGCGATCCTGCTGATGCTCGCCGCCGCCGGGCACGGATGCGTACGGGAGCGGCGGTGGCTGATGCCGGCCCTGCTGTTGTCGGCCCTGGGCGACTGGGTGCTCGCGATCCCGTGGTGGACGCTGTCCTTCGAGATCGGCCTGGCGGCATTCCTGTTGGCGCACATGTGTTTCATCGGTGCCCTGCTGCCGCTGGTTCCCCCGCTGTCGTGGTCGTCGCAAGCCGAGCGGCCCGCGGCGCTCCGGATCGCCGCGGTGGTCCTGATGTGCCTGGTGTCGATCGCGCTGCTGGTGTGGTTTTGGCCGCACCTGGGCCCGGACAAGCTGACGTTGCCGGTGACGGTCTACATCGTGGTGCTGACCGCGATGGTGTGCACGGCGCTGCTGGCGAAAATGCCGACGATCTGGACGGCGGTGGGGGCGGTGTGTTTCGCGGCCTCGGATTCGATGATCGCGATCAGCCGCTTCATCCTGGGCAACGAGGCGCTCGCCGTGCCGATCTGGTGGTCGTACGCGGCGGCCCAGATCCTGATCACGGCGGGATTCTTCTTCGGCCGCGAGCTTCCCGGCCAGGACGGCGGGGACGCCGCGGCGCCCGCCGAAGGCTGA
- a CDS encoding alpha/beta hydrolase, whose amino-acid sequence MPSLDNTADEKPAIDPILQKVLDAVPFRLSTEDGIDAARQRFRDLPRRPLHPELRVEDRTIAGPAGPVAIRIYWPPSHSDGQTGAPVVLFFHGGGFVIGDLDTHDGTARQHAVGADAIVVSVDYRLAPEHPYPGAVEDAWAATLWVAGHAADLHGDPGRMAVAGDSAGGTIAAAVAQRARDHGGPALKFQLLWYPSTMWDATLPSFAENATAPILDVRAVAEFSRWYAGEVDLSDPPSDMAPGRAKDLSNLAPAYIGVAGYDPLRDDGIRYGELLAAAGVAAEVHNAETLVHGYLGYAGVVPAATAALERGLAALRTALRG is encoded by the coding sequence ATGCCCAGCTTGGATAACACAGCCGACGAGAAACCCGCGATCGACCCCATCCTGCAGAAGGTACTGGACGCGGTTCCCTTCCGGCTATCCACCGAGGACGGCATCGACGCGGCGCGCCAGCGGTTCCGCGACCTGCCGCGCAGGCCGCTGCATCCCGAGCTGCGGGTCGAGGACCGCACGATTGCCGGCCCCGCCGGGCCGGTCGCGATCCGGATCTATTGGCCGCCAAGCCATTCCGACGGTCAAACCGGGGCGCCCGTCGTGTTGTTCTTCCATGGCGGCGGCTTCGTGATCGGCGACCTCGACACCCACGACGGCACGGCGCGCCAGCATGCCGTCGGCGCCGACGCGATCGTGGTGTCGGTCGACTACCGGCTCGCGCCCGAGCACCCCTACCCCGGCGCGGTCGAAGACGCGTGGGCGGCAACGCTTTGGGTCGCCGGGCACGCCGCCGACCTGCACGGCGACCCGGGCCGGATGGCCGTCGCCGGGGATTCGGCCGGCGGCACGATCGCCGCCGCGGTCGCGCAGCGGGCACGCGATCACGGCGGACCGGCCCTGAAATTCCAGTTGTTGTGGTACCCGTCGACCATGTGGGACGCCACGCTGCCGTCCTTCGCCGAGAACGCCACCGCGCCGATCCTCGACGTCAGGGCCGTCGCCGAGTTCTCCCGTTGGTACGCGGGCGAAGTCGACCTGTCCGACCCGCCGTCGGACATGGCGCCGGGGCGCGCGAAGGACCTGAGCAACCTGGCGCCGGCCTACATCGGCGTCGCCGGCTATGACCCGCTGCGCGACGACGGCATCCGGTACGGCGAACTGCTGGCGGCTGCCGGGGTCGCCGCCGAGGTGCACAACGCCGAGACGCTGGTGCACGGCTACCTGGGCTACGCCGGTGTGGTGCCCGCGGCCACCGCGGCGCTCGAGCGCGGCCTGGCGGCGCTGCGAACCGCCCTGCGGGGCTGA